The following are encoded in a window of Epilithonimonas zeae genomic DNA:
- a CDS encoding lysophospholipid acyltransferase family protein has product MAKKNIFTDSFGNIYILKRIIIFILGIVSYRRFNGFNKLKITGTENLSDLPDSNVLFVSNHQTYFADVAAMYHAFCAVNNGYHNTIKNPVYLLNPKVDFYYVAAEETMNKGILARIFKIAGAVTVKRTWRAEGQNVNRMVDLTEVENIMKALDNGWVITFPQGTTSAYAQGRKGTAKLIKNQRPTVIPIKIDGFRRAFDKKGLKIKVTGVKPTMEFKPALDIDYDNESATQILDKIMHAIEQTPEHNLLHEYDVKQKEIKSQSQQ; this is encoded by the coding sequence ATGGCAAAAAAAAATATTTTTACCGATTCTTTTGGAAATATTTATATTCTGAAAAGGATAATTATTTTCATTTTGGGAATTGTTTCCTACAGGAGATTCAATGGTTTTAATAAATTGAAAATTACCGGAACTGAAAATCTTTCTGATTTGCCAGACAGCAACGTTCTTTTCGTTTCCAACCATCAGACTTATTTTGCGGATGTTGCGGCGATGTATCACGCTTTTTGTGCTGTGAATAATGGTTATCACAATACGATAAAGAATCCTGTTTATCTTCTCAACCCAAAAGTAGATTTCTATTATGTAGCTGCAGAAGAAACAATGAATAAAGGAATTCTGGCTAGAATTTTTAAAATTGCCGGTGCTGTTACAGTAAAAAGAACGTGGAGAGCAGAAGGTCAAAACGTAAACAGAATGGTTGACCTTACCGAAGTTGAAAACATTATGAAAGCTTTGGATAACGGTTGGGTGATTACTTTTCCTCAAGGTACAACTTCTGCTTATGCACAAGGTAGAAAAGGAACGGCGAAGTTGATTAAAAACCAAAGGCCAACGGTAATTCCAATTAAAATTGATGGATTCCGAAGAGCATTTGACAAGAAAGGACTGAAAATCAAAGTAACTGGTGTAAAACCTACAATGGAGTTTAAACCAGCTTTGGATATCGATTATGATAATGAGTCAGCAACACAAATTTTGGACAAAATAATGCACGCTATCGAGCAAACGCCTGAACACAACCTTCTCCACGAATACGATGTCAAACAGAAAGAGATAAAATCTCAATCTCAACAATAA
- the fabV gene encoding enoyl-ACP reductase FabV: MIIQPRTRGFICLTAHPDGAHQSIKNQIEYVKSKGKIKNGPKKVLVIGASTGFGLSSRITAAFGSDAATVGVFFEKPASEGKMGTAGWYNTAAFEKEAHEAGLYAKSINGDAFSDEVKKETIELIKKDLGQVDLVVYSLASPRRTHPKTGVAYASVLKPIGQPFTNKTVDFHTGVVSDITINPVENDEDISNTVAVMGGEDWKFWIEDLKAAGVLAEGVQTVAYSYIGPELTFPIYRNGTIGQAKNDLEATVTVLNDLLKDLNGKSYVSVNKALVTQSSSAIPVVPLYISLLYKVMKAKGTHEGTIEQIQRLFAERLYTENGNVELDSAGRIRIDDWEMAEDVQAEVAKLWEQTSTENLSEISDIEGYRKEFFNLFGFQFDEIDYEKDANENVQVPSIEA, encoded by the coding sequence ATGATTATTCAACCTAGAACAAGAGGATTTATTTGTTTGACAGCACATCCGGATGGAGCGCATCAAAGCATTAAAAATCAAATAGAATATGTAAAGTCTAAAGGCAAAATCAAAAACGGACCAAAAAAAGTTTTGGTAATCGGTGCTTCTACAGGTTTCGGACTTTCTTCCAGAATCACGGCTGCTTTCGGTTCTGATGCTGCTACAGTTGGTGTTTTTTTCGAGAAACCAGCATCTGAAGGAAAAATGGGCACAGCAGGTTGGTACAATACTGCGGCTTTCGAAAAAGAAGCGCACGAAGCTGGACTTTACGCCAAAAGTATCAACGGCGATGCGTTTTCTGATGAAGTAAAAAAAGAAACAATTGAGTTGATTAAAAAAGACCTTGGTCAGGTTGATTTGGTGGTTTACAGTTTGGCTTCTCCAAGAAGAACACATCCAAAAACGGGTGTTGCTTATGCATCAGTTCTTAAGCCAATTGGTCAACCATTTACTAATAAAACGGTTGATTTTCATACAGGCGTAGTTTCTGATATCACCATTAATCCGGTTGAAAACGACGAAGATATTTCCAACACTGTTGCTGTAATGGGCGGCGAAGACTGGAAATTCTGGATAGAAGATTTGAAGGCGGCAGGCGTATTGGCAGAAGGCGTTCAAACCGTTGCTTATTCTTACATTGGCCCTGAACTGACTTTCCCAATCTACAGAAACGGAACAATCGGACAAGCGAAAAATGACTTGGAAGCGACTGTAACAGTTTTGAATGATTTATTAAAAGACCTCAACGGAAAATCCTATGTTTCTGTAAACAAGGCTTTGGTAACACAGTCCAGTTCAGCTATTCCTGTAGTTCCATTATATATTTCTTTACTTTATAAAGTGATGAAAGCAAAAGGAACGCACGAAGGAACGATTGAACAAATCCAAAGATTATTTGCTGAAAGATTATACACTGAAAATGGGAATGTTGAATTAGATTCTGCAGGAAGAATCAGAATTGATGACTGGGAAATGGCGGAAGATGTTCAGGCGGAAGTGGCGAAGCTTTGGGAACAAACTTCAACTGAAAACCTTTCCGAAATCAGTGATATCGAAGGTTACAGAAAAGAATTCTTCAATCTTTTTGGTTTCCAGTTTGACGAAATCGATTATGAGAAAGATGCGAATGAGAATGTGCAAGTTCCAAGTATTGAAGCTTAA
- a CDS encoding glycoside hydrolase family 28 protein — protein MKKLLIGLAFSVTAMISAQKNDINYYIEKAPFKFGEMVLPTIPQKDYNFKDFGGVGDGKTLNTKAFEKAISTIAQNGGGRLIVPAGTWLTGPIELKSKIDFHVEEGAIVQFSSDIKQFPIRESSPGKFEVTAPIWGNNLKDVSFTGKGIFDGAGEAWRPVKKFKTTDAQWKELLAKPGSTLSEDGKIWWPSVAAKNGEELAKVITKTPGATIDMYEQIHHFLRPMMFTLSKVTNLLIDGPTFRNSPKFVINPKQITNLVIRNTTVYNPKWAQNGDGIDISASKNVIIYNTKVNAGDDGICMKSSGTPKNGEANLQNVIIAECTVNEGHGGFVIGSNTDGGMKNIYVTNCTFDGTDIGIRVKSNSGRGGDVSQIFIDNIEMKNIIKEAVLFDTFYADAPVGSTKESEAAQHSGDKVPYFHDFYVSNVNCASSETAFSFSGLPEKLIENLFFKNVNITSKKGIVGKNAQNIVFENVKINNSTDYKIDSGLKKAIVVK, from the coding sequence ATGAAAAAACTTTTAATAGGTCTCGCATTTTCTGTTACAGCAATGATTTCTGCGCAGAAAAATGACATTAATTATTACATCGAGAAAGCCCCTTTTAAATTTGGGGAAATGGTTTTGCCAACTATTCCACAAAAGGATTATAATTTCAAGGATTTTGGAGGTGTTGGCGACGGAAAAACGCTGAATACGAAAGCATTCGAAAAAGCGATTTCTACAATTGCTCAAAACGGTGGAGGAAGACTGATTGTTCCAGCCGGAACTTGGTTGACAGGTCCAATTGAACTGAAAAGCAAAATCGATTTTCACGTGGAAGAAGGTGCGATTGTGCAGTTCAGCAGCGATATCAAACAATTCCCCATAAGAGAATCTTCACCAGGAAAATTTGAGGTGACAGCTCCGATTTGGGGAAATAATTTGAAAGATGTTTCTTTCACTGGAAAAGGAATTTTTGATGGCGCAGGTGAGGCTTGGAGACCAGTCAAGAAATTCAAAACCACTGATGCGCAATGGAAAGAATTGCTGGCAAAACCAGGAAGTACACTTAGCGAGGACGGAAAAATCTGGTGGCCAAGTGTAGCTGCGAAAAATGGCGAAGAATTAGCCAAAGTGATTACAAAAACGCCAGGCGCAACAATAGATATGTACGAGCAAATTCATCATTTTTTAAGACCAATGATGTTCACGCTTTCTAAAGTGACGAATCTTTTAATTGACGGACCGACTTTCAGAAATTCTCCGAAATTTGTTATCAACCCGAAACAAATTACAAATCTTGTCATCAGAAATACAACGGTTTACAATCCAAAATGGGCTCAAAATGGAGACGGAATCGATATCAGTGCTTCGAAAAATGTGATTATTTACAACACAAAAGTGAATGCTGGCGATGACGGAATCTGTATGAAATCCAGCGGAACTCCGAAAAACGGAGAAGCCAACTTACAAAACGTCATCATCGCAGAATGCACTGTGAATGAAGGTCACGGCGGTTTCGTAATCGGAAGTAATACAGACGGAGGAATGAAAAACATCTACGTTACCAACTGTACTTTTGATGGGACGGACATTGGAATCCGGGTGAAAAGTAACTCTGGAAGAGGTGGTGATGTGAGCCAAATTTTCATCGATAATATTGAAATGAAAAACATTATCAAAGAGGCAGTTTTATTTGATACGTTCTATGCAGATGCACCTGTTGGAAGTACAAAAGAAAGCGAAGCGGCGCAACATTCGGGAGACAAAGTCCCTTATTTTCACGATTTCTATGTGAGTAATGTGAATTGTGCTTCGTCCGAAACGGCTTTCAGTTTCAGTGGACTTCCTGAAAAATTGATTGAAAACCTTTTCTTTAAAAACGTGAATATCACAAGTAAAAAAGGAATCGTTGGCAAGAACGCACAGAATATCGTTTTTGAAAATGTGAAAATCAATAATTCTACAGATTATAAAATCGACAGCGGTTTGAAAAAAGCGATTGTTGTGAAATAA